The Harpia harpyja isolate bHarHar1 chromosome 13, bHarHar1 primary haplotype, whole genome shotgun sequence genome contains a region encoding:
- the BMP10 gene encoding bone morphogenetic protein 10 — MDSVVLQLWAVLCLLIHLATCSPILSLEHSSLEEDVPLFDEILSEQDGVDFNTLLQNMKNEFLKTLNLSDIPLHETAKVDPPEYMLELYNRFATDRTSMPSANIIRSFKNEDLASHPIGITGIRKYPLLFNVSIPHHEEITMAELRLYTLVERDQMLYDGLDRKVTIFEVLENDRMGVGEERRTVALASRQIYGTSSEWESFEVTEAIKRWRRAGLTTHRLEVHIESREGEEQNGEGKLDIDINSEAKHVPLLIVFSDDQSNDKKEEKQELNEMIDHEQLLDLENLEVGNFHGQPGEEALLQMRSNIIYDSTARIRRNAKGNYCKKTPLYIDFKEIGWDSWIIAPAGYEAYECHGVCAYPLTEHVTPTKHAIVQTLVHLKNPQKASKACCVPTKLDPISILYLDAGVVTYKFKYEGMVVSECGCR; from the exons ATGGATTCTGTAGTCCTCCAGCTGTGGGCTGTCCTCTGTCTCTTGATTCACCTTGCCACTTGCAGTCCCATCCTGAGCTTAGAGCACTCTTCCTTGGAGGAAGACGTGCCTCTTTTCGACGAGATTCTCTCCGAGCAGGATGGTGTTGATTTCAACACGCTGCTTCAGAATATGAAAAACGAGTTTTTGAAGACGTTGAACCTCTCTGACATTCCCCTGCATGAAACGGCCAAGGTGGATCCGCCAGAGTACATGCTAGAGCTGTACAACAGGTTTGCCACCGATAGGACATCTATGCCATCCGCAAATATTATTAGGAGCTTCAAAAATGAAG ACTTGGCTTCCCACCCTATTGGTATTACAGGAATTCGGAAATACCCTCTTCTATTCAATGTTTCCATCCCTCACCATGAAGAAATCACCATGGCAGAGCTGAGGCTCTACACCTTAGTGGAAAGGGACCAAATGCTCTACGATGGGCTTGACCGGAAGGTCACCATTTTTGAAGTGCTGGAAAATGACCGTATGGGGgtaggagaagagagaaggaCAGTGGCATTGGCATCCAGGCAGATCTATGGCACAAGCAGTGAGTGGGAGAGCTTCGAGGTCACCGAAGCCATCAAGCGTTGGCGAAGGGCAGGACTGACCACGCACCGGCTGGAAGTTCATATAgagagcagggaaggggaggagcAGAACGGAGAGGGGAAACTCGATATTGACATCAACTCTGAGGCTAAGCACGTGCCCCTGTTGATTGTGTTCTCTGATGACCAAAGCAATGACAAAAAAGAGGAGAAGCAAGAGCTGAACGAAATGATAGACCATGAGCAGCTCCTGGACTTGGAGAACCTGGAAGTCGGCAATTTCCATGGCCAGCCTGGTGAGGAGGCGCTGCTCCAGATGCGCTCCAACATCATTTACGACTCTACTGCCCGAATCCGGAGGAACGCAAAAGGCAACTACTGTAAAAAGACTCCACTGTACATAGATTTCAAGGAGATTGGCTGGGATTCCTGGATCATCGCCCCAGCAGGATATGAAGCTTACGAGTGCCATGGAGTGTGCGCCTACCCCTTAACAGAGCACGTCACACCAACAAAACATGCCATTGTCCAGACTTTGGTTCACCTGAAGAATCCCCAGAAAGCCTCCAAGGCTTGCTGTGTGCCCACCAAACTTGATCCCATCTCTATTCTCTACTTAGATGCAGGGGTGGTCACCTACAAGTTCAAATATGAAGGCATGGTGGTATCAGAGTGTGGCTGCAGATAG